The following are encoded in a window of Campylobacter sp. MIT 12-8780 genomic DNA:
- a CDS encoding LLM class flavin-dependent oxidoreductase has product MSKNKKQIHFNAFEMNCITHLSAGLWRYPNDEALRYKDIEYWQNIAKIAEKGLFDAIFIADVLGVYDIYNNSADAALRGAVQTPVNDPIQLAAIGASVTQNLGFGITAGVAFEQPFPFARRLSTLDHLTKGRVGWNIVTGYLPSANANLGEKELPHDERYALADEYMEVIYKLLEGSWEDDAVVLDKKNGIFADPNKIHAIKHKGKYFEVPGFHVCEPSIQRTPVLFQAGNSPRGLEFAAKHAEAIFIAPIAKEYTKTAVKQVREALVKAGRDPYSAKIYVLATIITDKTEALARAKYKDLLSYVSEEGSLVLNSGWLGENLGKYALDDKLSHIKSNAILGKVEEFAKSRTDEGKDWTLRELIKIAGIGALGQKIIGGAKEVATELERLVEYSDADGFNLAYATTPGTFEDVVEFIVPELQKRGSYKLEYTSGSLRNKLFGKGDRLDEKHNANSYRIKGK; this is encoded by the coding sequence ATGAGTAAAAACAAAAAACAAATCCATTTTAACGCCTTTGAAATGAATTGTATCACTCACTTAAGTGCTGGACTTTGGCGTTATCCAAATGATGAGGCTTTAAGATATAAGGACATTGAGTATTGGCAAAATATCGCTAAGATTGCTGAAAAAGGGCTATTTGATGCCATTTTCATTGCTGATGTTTTAGGCGTATATGATATTTACAATAACTCAGCTGATGCAGCCTTAAGAGGAGCGGTGCAAACTCCGGTAAATGATCCCATTCAACTTGCTGCTATAGGCGCAAGCGTTACACAAAATTTAGGCTTTGGCATCACTGCTGGAGTGGCTTTTGAACAGCCTTTTCCTTTTGCTAGAAGGCTTTCAACCTTAGATCATCTCACCAAAGGACGCGTAGGCTGGAACATCGTAACAGGCTATTTACCGAGTGCAAATGCAAATTTAGGCGAAAAAGAACTGCCTCATGATGAAAGATATGCTTTAGCTGATGAATACATGGAAGTGATTTATAAGCTACTGGAAGGCTCTTGGGAAGATGATGCTGTTGTTTTAGATAAGAAAAATGGTATTTTTGCTGATCCAAATAAAATTCATGCTATCAAACACAAGGGCAAGTATTTTGAGGTGCCTGGTTTTCATGTTTGTGAGCCAAGCATTCAAAGAACACCTGTGCTTTTTCAAGCAGGCAATAGTCCAAGAGGGCTTGAATTTGCAGCAAAACACGCTGAAGCCATCTTCATCGCTCCCATAGCTAAAGAATACACCAAAACAGCAGTCAAACAAGTGCGTGAGGCTCTTGTCAAAGCAGGACGCGATCCTTATAGCGCAAAAATTTATGTGCTAGCAACCATCATCACTGATAAAACAGAGGCTTTAGCTAGGGCAAAATACAAAGACTTATTAAGCTATGTGAGCGAGGAAGGCTCTTTGGTGCTTAATTCTGGCTGGCTTGGAGAAAATCTTGGCAAATACGCCCTTGATGACAAACTAAGTCATATAAAATCAAACGCCATTTTAGGCAAGGTGGAAGAATTTGCAAAAAGTAGAACTGATGAGGGCAAGGACTGGACCTTAAGAGAGCTTATAAAAATAGCAGGCATTGGAGCCTTAGGACAAAAGATCATAGGTGGGGCTAAAGAAGTTGCGACTGAGCTTGAAAGACTTGTAGAATACAGCGACGCAGATGGCTTTAACCTAGCCTATGCAACAACGCCTGGCACCTTTGAAGATGTGGTTGAGTTCATCGTGCCTGAACTTCAAAAAAGAGGTTCTTATAAATTAGAATACACAAGTGGAAGCCTTAGAAACAAACTCTTTGGCAAGGGCGATAGGCTTGATGAAAAACATAATGCAAACTCATATAGAATAAAGGGTAAATAA
- a CDS encoding ATP-grasp domain-containing protein yields the protein MLYNDLKEGIYILHENEEWLIPLKEAFKRAGVEFGEIPLTQGSIDLNKKPPKGVFFSRFSASSHTRDHFFAKEYARAILSWLKHHNARVINPLHVLELEVSKVAQYLALEKFGFKTPKTQAVFGKEDLLEVAKNFQTPFITKHNQGGKGLGVRRFESLKDFKTYIHSSEFEPAVDGITLIQEYIQSKDFSITRLEFIGSSFHYALRVDTSGGSFKLCPAQSCELENQQQLPEFANAACELGSNEKFSLRKDIYANTPLIKELEAFLKLHSIEVAGVEFIETPQDECVIYDINTNTNYNEKIEQNLRQKGEKGALDTLVQFLHNELKKELQ from the coding sequence ATGCTTTATAATGATTTAAAAGAAGGAATTTATATCCTGCATGAAAATGAAGAATGGCTCATTCCTCTTAAAGAAGCATTTAAAAGAGCTGGTGTTGAATTTGGCGAAATTCCCCTTACGCAAGGTAGCATCGATCTTAACAAAAAGCCACCAAAAGGGGTATTTTTCTCTCGTTTTAGCGCCTCAAGTCACACAAGAGATCATTTTTTTGCAAAAGAGTATGCAAGAGCTATATTAAGCTGGCTTAAACACCACAACGCAAGGGTGATTAACCCTCTTCATGTGCTTGAACTTGAAGTAAGCAAAGTCGCTCAATATCTCGCCTTAGAGAAATTTGGCTTTAAAACGCCAAAAACTCAAGCAGTATTTGGAAAAGAGGATTTGCTTGAAGTTGCAAAAAACTTTCAAACACCTTTTATCACCAAACATAATCAAGGTGGAAAAGGGCTTGGGGTAAGACGTTTTGAGAGTTTGAAGGATTTTAAGACATATATACACTCAAGTGAATTTGAACCTGCGGTTGATGGTATTACTTTGATTCAAGAATATATTCAAAGCAAGGATTTTTCAATCACAAGGCTTGAATTTATAGGCTCAAGCTTTCATTATGCTTTAAGGGTTGATACAAGTGGGGGCAGTTTTAAGCTTTGTCCAGCTCAATCTTGCGAACTTGAAAATCAGCAACAATTACCCGAATTTGCAAACGCAGCATGCGAACTAGGCTCAAATGAAAAATTCAGCCTTAGAAAAGATATATACGCTAATACACCTCTTATCAAGGAGCTTGAAGCTTTTTTAAAACTCCACAGCATAGAAGTAGCTGGAGTTGAGTTCATAGAAACGCCGCAAGATGAATGCGTGATATATGATATCAACACAAACACCAATTACAATGAAAAAATAGAACAAAACTTGCGTCAAAAAGGAGAAAAAGGAGCACTTGATACCCTGGTGCAGTTTTTGCACAATGAACTTAAAAAGGAGTTACAATGA
- a CDS encoding LLM class flavin-dependent oxidoreductase, translating to MKFGYWSPVFGSWLRNVDDDTTQCSWEYIKDLTLKAEKLGYSLTLVPELYLNDIKGHKAACLDAWAIATALASITQKIEILAALRPQYHQVATTAKELTTLAQISNHRFSINLVSAWWEEEARQFGIDFKAHDDRYTFLSEYAQILKGFWSKSPFSFKGKYFEFKDSFNEPKPSTQPLIYAGGESETGRNAITQFADFYLMHGGSVDEVEAKIKDMKARRAKAGLKEFKGFGMAAYVIARDTEEQALKELQKITTIKDEAVYANSYQDFTNNSNLDVELSKEEYSVSNRGLRPRLIGTPAQIAAKIKEYEKAGLDLIIIQCANMKEELEYIAKEVFVLL from the coding sequence ATGAAATTTGGATACTGGAGCCCAGTTTTTGGCTCATGGCTTAGAAATGTTGATGATGATACCACGCAGTGTTCTTGGGAGTATATTAAGGATTTAACCTTAAAGGCTGAAAAGCTAGGCTACAGCCTTACTTTGGTGCCAGAATTGTATTTAAATGATATTAAAGGACATAAAGCAGCTTGTCTTGATGCTTGGGCTATAGCTACAGCACTTGCTAGCATTACGCAAAAGATTGAAATCCTGGCTGCACTTCGCCCACAATACCACCAAGTAGCAACCACAGCAAAAGAACTTACCACCTTAGCTCAAATTTCAAACCATCGCTTTAGTATAAATCTTGTCTCAGCGTGGTGGGAAGAAGAAGCAAGGCAATTTGGCATTGATTTTAAGGCTCATGATGATAGATACACTTTTTTAAGTGAATATGCTCAAATTTTAAAAGGCTTTTGGAGCAAAAGTCCTTTTAGCTTTAAGGGCAAGTATTTTGAATTTAAAGATTCTTTCAATGAGCCAAAACCAAGCACACAGCCTCTTATTTATGCAGGCGGAGAAAGTGAAACAGGACGCAATGCTATCACGCAATTTGCAGACTTTTACCTTATGCACGGAGGCAGTGTAGATGAGGTAGAAGCAAAAATAAAAGATATGAAAGCAAGACGCGCTAAGGCAGGCTTAAAAGAATTTAAAGGCTTTGGTATGGCTGCTTATGTTATAGCAAGAGATACTGAAGAACAAGCCTTAAAAGAACTTCAAAAAATCACCACTATAAAAGATGAAGCAGTTTATGCAAACTCATATCAGGATTTTACCAATAATTCAAATTTAGATGTAGAGCTTTCCAAAGAAGAATATAGCGTTTCAAATCGTGGCTTGCGTCCAAGACTTATTGGCACTCCAGCACAAATTGCAGCTAAGATAAAAGAGTATGAAAAAGCTGGGCTTGATCTTATCATCATTCAATGTGCAAATATGAAAGAAGAACTTGAATATATCGCTAAGGAGGTCTTTGTTTTACTTTAA
- a CDS encoding isopenicillin N synthase family dioxygenase — protein MDLPKISLQNFNTNDAQAFEILRKVSREIGTFYLVDHGIDLKLIKELFKLSKEFFALPKVQKEAISMIHSPQFRGYSSEGGEYTDGGKDYREQLDIGTARKPFKWDLNSPLWQRLEGENLFPKELPELKNIFEEYQRQSNKACLKLLRAFARALELPSTAFDELYGLNSYEHYKIIHYPAANAVKGSTQGVGAHKDGGLLTFVLQDKQSGLEGFVNGKWFEVPPLEGSVVVNIGEFLEMATNGYLKATIHRVSLTHKERFSIAYFLGVQLDKEIPIFKLKDEFAKEAKGVDTDPKNPLLRNVAENYFKRMLRSHPDVAKAHHSDLLDRFNFTKEVVNA, from the coding sequence AAAATCTCTTTACAAAACTTCAATACAAATGACGCTCAAGCCTTTGAAATACTTCGCAAGGTTTCAAGGGAGATTGGCACTTTTTATCTTGTTGATCATGGCATTGATCTAAAACTCATCAAAGAGCTTTTCAAGCTTTCAAAAGAATTTTTTGCCCTGCCAAAAGTGCAAAAAGAAGCTATAAGCATGATACATTCACCTCAATTTAGAGGCTACTCAAGCGAGGGTGGCGAATACACTGATGGGGGTAAGGATTATAGAGAACAGCTTGACATAGGCACAGCCAGAAAGCCTTTTAAATGGGATTTAAATTCGCCCTTATGGCAAAGACTTGAGGGCGAAAATCTCTTTCCTAAAGAACTGCCCGAGCTTAAAAATATCTTTGAAGAGTATCAAAGACAAAGCAATAAAGCTTGCCTTAAGCTTTTAAGAGCTTTTGCAAGAGCCTTAGAGCTTCCAAGCACAGCCTTTGATGAGCTTTATGGCTTAAATTCATACGAACATTACAAAATCATTCACTATCCAGCCGCAAACGCAGTCAAAGGCTCAACTCAAGGCGTAGGCGCTCATAAAGACGGAGGCTTGCTTACCTTTGTGCTTCAAGACAAACAAAGTGGCTTGGAAGGATTTGTCAATGGCAAATGGTTTGAAGTGCCACCACTTGAAGGCTCTGTGGTGGTAAATATCGGCGAGTTTTTAGAAATGGCGACAAATGGCTACTTAAAAGCTACCATTCATCGCGTGAGTCTTACTCACAAAGAAAGATTTAGCATAGCGTATTTTTTAGGCGTGCAACTTGATAAAGAAATTCCTATCTTTAAGCTTAAAGATGAGTTTGCTAAAGAAGCAAAAGGCGTAGATACTGATCCTAAAAATCCGCTTTTAAGAAATGTGGCAGAAAATTATTTTAAAAGAATGCTTAGAAGCCACCCTGATGTTGCAAAAGCTCATCATAGCGATTTGCTTGATAGATTTAACTTTACTAAGGAGGTGGTAAATGCTTAA
- a CDS encoding MetQ/NlpA family ABC transporter substrate-binding protein, translating into MLKFNVFVFILAIFSTINTALALEPLKVGAVPTPHALILEQIKPELEKEGYVLEIFEFTDGVQPNIATDNGSLDANYFQHKPYLTEFNKAHNTKLVAVSSIHLEPMGVYSNKFKEFKPQKGARVAIPNNPTNEARALQILASTGIIKLKKSELATPLDISENTLELKFVEIKDAQLVRSLEDVDFAVINGNFALQAGFNPAKDALVLESTQSEYANYVVVKQGNEKSPKTQALIKALQTEKIKAYINANFKGAVIPTF; encoded by the coding sequence ATGCTTAAGTTTAATGTTTTTGTTTTTATTTTAGCTATTTTTAGCACTATAAATACAGCTTTGGCTCTTGAACCTTTAAAGGTTGGGGCTGTGCCAACGCCTCATGCTCTTATCTTAGAACAAATCAAGCCTGAACTTGAAAAAGAAGGTTATGTGCTTGAAATTTTTGAATTTACTGATGGGGTGCAACCAAATATCGCTACTGATAATGGCTCTCTTGATGCAAATTATTTTCAGCACAAGCCTTATTTAACCGAGTTTAACAAGGCTCATAATACCAAGCTTGTAGCAGTTTCAAGCATTCATCTTGAACCTATGGGCGTGTATTCAAATAAATTTAAAGAATTTAAGCCTCAAAAAGGTGCGAGGGTTGCTATACCAAATAATCCTACCAATGAAGCAAGAGCCTTGCAAATCCTTGCTAGCACAGGCATAATCAAGCTTAAAAAAAGCGAGCTTGCTACCCCACTTGACATAAGTGAAAACACACTTGAGCTTAAATTCGTAGAAATTAAAGACGCTCAACTTGTAAGAAGCCTTGAAGATGTGGATTTTGCGGTGATTAATGGAAATTTTGCCCTACAAGCTGGTTTTAATCCAGCCAAAGATGCCCTTGTGCTTGAAAGTACGCAAAGTGAGTATGCAAACTATGTTGTAGTAAAACAAGGCAATGAAAAAAGCCCTAAAACTCAAGCTCTTATCAAAGCTTTGCAAACTGAGAAAATAAAAGCTTATATCAATGCCAACTTCAAAGGCGCAGTGATACCAACTTTTTAA
- a CDS encoding MFS transporter encodes MNSNISHKKRLSSVIAASSGNLVEWFDFYIYGFAAVYFAHNFSNANSPLVQQIAVFGVFAAGFLCLPIGSIIFGSFADKIGRKNSMVVSIVFMAIGSFCIAFLPDKDTIGDLAIVLLLIARLIQGLAVGGEYGIAAAYLSEIAPKGKKGFYSSFQYFTLIGGQLLAVASISFLFLFINDEQMRTWGWRVLFFIGGILALTSLLVRTFMHDNSNEELKKYQDRGSFKELFKSYKSILLVLGITAGCSPAYYIITVYAKVFMINNGIDAHTANNIMLGSLSLLFILVPFMGALSDKIGLKTSLLIFCIFALIGIYPLFVLMKGLSNAFELFAIVALMCFFLSFYSAVAGIFKTTLFPPHVRALGTGFSYTIAAACFGGSANYIALQFKANGIEDGFFMYFAMLMIIAIVCVILIPKKRELD; translated from the coding sequence ATGAATAGCAACATATCACACAAAAAGCGTTTAAGCTCAGTGATAGCAGCAAGTAGTGGAAACTTAGTTGAGTGGTTTGATTTTTATATTTATGGTTTTGCAGCAGTCTATTTTGCGCATAATTTTTCAAACGCAAACTCACCTTTGGTGCAACAAATTGCTGTTTTTGGTGTTTTTGCAGCAGGATTCTTGTGCTTACCTATAGGAAGTATCATCTTTGGCTCCTTTGCTGATAAAATAGGACGTAAAAATTCTATGGTTGTAAGTATAGTTTTTATGGCAATTGGCTCTTTTTGTATAGCTTTTTTACCTGATAAAGACACAATTGGTGATTTAGCTATCGTACTTTTGCTCATTGCTAGACTTATACAAGGATTAGCTGTTGGTGGAGAATACGGCATAGCAGCAGCTTATTTAAGTGAAATAGCTCCAAAGGGTAAAAAGGGATTTTATTCATCTTTTCAATATTTTACCTTGATAGGCGGACAGCTTTTAGCAGTAGCTAGTATTAGTTTTTTATTTTTATTTATCAACGATGAACAGATGAGAACTTGGGGTTGGAGGGTGTTATTTTTTATAGGTGGAATTTTGGCTCTTACAAGCTTACTTGTACGAACTTTTATGCATGATAATTCAAATGAAGAGCTTAAAAAATATCAGGATAGAGGAAGTTTTAAAGAGCTTTTTAAATCCTATAAAAGTATTTTGCTTGTGCTTGGCATTACAGCTGGATGTTCTCCGGCATATTATATTATCACTGTGTATGCTAAAGTATTTATGATTAACAATGGTATAGATGCGCACACAGCTAACAATATCATGCTAGGAAGCTTAAGCTTGCTTTTTATTCTCGTGCCTTTTATGGGAGCATTAAGCGATAAGATAGGTTTAAAAACTTCTTTACTTATCTTTTGTATATTTGCTTTAATTGGTATCTACCCGCTTTTTGTACTCATGAAAGGATTAAGCAATGCTTTTGAACTTTTTGCTATAGTTGCTTTAATGTGCTTTTTCTTAAGCTTTTATAGCGCTGTAGCTGGAATTTTCAAAACAACACTTTTTCCACCGCATGTTCGTGCTTTAGGCACAGGTTTTAGCTACACCATAGCTGCAGCTTGCTTTGGAGGCTCGGCAAATTATATTGCCTTGCAGTTTAAAGCAAATGGCATTGAAGATGGCTTTTTTATGTATTTTGCTATGCTTATGATAATAGCTATTGTTTGCGTGATTTTAATACCAAAGAAAAGAGAATTAGACTAA
- the metE gene encoding 5-methyltetrahydropteroyltriglutamate--homocysteine S-methyltransferase — MQNSVISYPRIGALRELKFGVEKYFKKQSSKEELISLAKELRKKHWQSQKDAGIDFISCNDFSFYDNILDTAALFNVVAKRYKALNLDTLDEYFAQARGYQGANGDTTALAMKKWFNTNYHYLVPECDDAQSIALVGDKPFKEYDEAKEFGIEAKVVISGIFTFFKLINFSDESTQAKAKEKLVLAYTEFLNKLNEKGVKWVQFDEPYLVYDLTKADIALFEEFYNTLLAKKAGVKVLVQTYFGDVRDVYDSLNTLQFDAIGLDFIEGKESLNLIKKGFDENKILFAGLINGKNIYKNNYAKTLEKFKNIQSLVKNVVLNTSCSLLHSPYTIKNESKLEAQFLEHFAFAEEKLTELKELKAIFESQNPEQNEFFKTNTALFAKATNKENKAVKERLAKLSQSDYTRKPAFKEREQIQKEALKLPLLPTTTIGSFPQTPDVRKNRLDFKKAQISSTAYTEFNQTKIKECIKFQEQIGLDVLVHGEFERNDMVEYFGESLEGFLFTSNGWVQSYGTRCVKPPVVWGDVSRAKPITVAWSKFAQEQSSKYVKGMLTGPVTILNWSFPREDISLKESTLQIALAIRDEVLDLEAAGIKIIQIDEAALREKLPLRKSDWHSEYLDWAIPAFNLVHSGVKAQTQIHTHMCYSEFSDIIKEIDAMDADVISFEASRSNLELLDTLKAAHFQTQVGPGVYDIHSPRVPSVSELESTIKKILAKLPKEQIWINPDCGLKTRGDKEVIESLKNMVTATLNIRKSL; from the coding sequence ATGCAAAATTCGGTTATTTCTTACCCAAGAATAGGTGCTTTAAGAGAGCTTAAGTTTGGAGTGGAAAAATACTTCAAAAAACAAAGCTCAAAAGAAGAGCTCATAAGTCTTGCAAAAGAGTTGCGTAAAAAGCATTGGCAAAGTCAAAAAGACGCTGGGATAGACTTTATCTCGTGTAATGATTTTTCATTTTATGATAATATCCTTGACACAGCTGCACTTTTTAATGTCGTGGCAAAACGTTATAAGGCTTTGAATTTAGATACTTTAGATGAGTATTTTGCCCAAGCTCGTGGCTATCAAGGAGCAAATGGCGATACTACAGCTTTGGCGATGAAAAAATGGTTTAACACCAATTATCACTACCTCGTGCCAGAATGCGATGATGCTCAAAGTATAGCCTTAGTGGGCGACAAGCCTTTTAAAGAATACGATGAAGCCAAAGAATTTGGCATAGAAGCTAAGGTTGTTATTAGTGGAATTTTCACCTTTTTCAAACTTATCAATTTTAGCGATGAAAGCACTCAAGCTAAGGCCAAAGAAAAGCTTGTGCTAGCTTATACTGAGTTTTTAAACAAGCTAAATGAAAAAGGCGTGAAATGGGTACAATTTGATGAGCCTTATTTGGTGTATGATTTAACTAAGGCTGATATAGCTTTGTTTGAAGAGTTTTATAACACACTTTTAGCCAAAAAAGCGGGTGTAAAAGTGCTTGTACAAACTTATTTTGGCGATGTAAGAGATGTTTATGATAGTCTTAACACACTTCAATTTGATGCTATAGGACTTGATTTTATCGAGGGCAAAGAAAGCTTAAACCTCATCAAAAAAGGCTTTGATGAAAATAAAATTCTTTTTGCTGGGCTTATAAATGGCAAAAATATCTATAAAAACAATTACGCAAAAACATTAGAAAAATTTAAAAACATTCAAAGTCTAGTAAAAAATGTCGTATTAAATACAAGTTGTTCTTTGCTTCACAGCCCTTATACTATCAAAAATGAAAGCAAACTAGAAGCTCAATTTTTAGAGCATTTTGCCTTTGCTGAGGAAAAACTCACCGAACTTAAAGAACTTAAGGCTATCTTTGAAAGCCAAAACCCAGAGCAAAATGAGTTTTTCAAAACAAATACCGCCCTTTTTGCTAAGGCAACAAATAAAGAAAACAAAGCTGTAAAAGAAAGGCTTGCTAAGCTTTCACAAAGCGATTATACAAGAAAGCCAGCCTTTAAAGAAAGAGAACAAATTCAAAAAGAAGCCTTAAAACTTCCACTTTTACCAACCACAACCATAGGTTCATTTCCTCAAACTCCTGATGTGCGTAAGAACCGCCTAGACTTTAAAAAAGCACAAATTTCAAGCACAGCTTATACTGAATTTAATCAAACCAAGATCAAAGAATGTATCAAATTCCAAGAACAAATCGGACTTGATGTCTTAGTGCATGGCGAGTTTGAACGCAATGATATGGTGGAGTATTTTGGTGAGAGCTTAGAGGGCTTTTTATTTACCTCAAATGGCTGGGTGCAAAGCTATGGCACAAGATGTGTAAAACCTCCTGTTGTGTGGGGCGATGTCTCAAGGGCTAAACCTATCACTGTAGCGTGGAGTAAATTCGCCCAAGAACAAAGCTCAAAATATGTCAAAGGTATGCTCACTGGACCTGTAACCATACTTAACTGGAGTTTTCCAAGAGAAGATATAAGCCTTAAAGAAAGCACCTTGCAAATTGCTTTGGCAATCCGTGATGAAGTGCTTGATCTTGAAGCAGCGGGCATTAAAATCATACAAATTGATGAAGCAGCTTTGCGTGAAAAACTCCCTTTAAGAAAAAGTGATTGGCATAGTGAGTATTTAGACTGGGCTATACCAGCTTTTAACCTCGTGCATAGCGGCGTAAAGGCGCAAACTCAAATCCATACTCATATGTGCTATAGTGAATTTAGCGATATTATCAAAGAAATTGATGCTATGGATGCTGATGTGATCTCTTTTGAGGCAAGCAGAAGCAATTTAGAGCTTTTAGATACTCTTAAAGCAGCTCATTTTCAAACCCAAGTTGGACCGGGCGTTTATGATATACACAGCCCTAGAGTGCCTAGCGTAAGCGAGCTTGAAAGCACGATCAAAAAAATCCTTGCAAAGCTCCCAAAAGAACAAATTTGGATCAATCCAGATTGTGGGCTTAAAACAAGAGGCGATAAAGAAGTGATAGAAAGCCTTAAAAATATGGTTACAGCTACACTCAACATAAGAAAAAGCCTTTAA